One window from the genome of Salvia miltiorrhiza cultivar Shanhuang (shh) chromosome 7, IMPLAD_Smil_shh, whole genome shotgun sequence encodes:
- the LOC130992294 gene encoding uncharacterized protein LOC130992294 isoform X1, which produces MTSTRTCLGKRISARNMPTKEHAAQGSGCSKETTEFVNHGLILWNQSRQEWVGDKKRSSQSQLLRALKLRSHLCMDRKLQLCCLNSSKSKHKLLNSSKPFPSPVPLGEMVDFLVNVWDAEGMYEMV; this is translated from the exons ATGACATCTACAAGAACGTGTTTGGGAAAGCGCATATCAGCAAGAAATATGCCGACCAAGGAGCATGCAGCTCAAGGTTCTGGCTGTTCAAAAGAGACAACTGAATTTGTAAATCATG GTCTTATTCTCTGGAACCAGAGCAGACAGGAATGGGTAGGGGATAAGAAGAGAAGCAGTCAATCTCAATTGTTGCGTGCGCTCAAATTAAG ATCGCATCTCTGTATGGACAGAAAGCTCCAGCTTTGCTGTTTGAATTCGAGCAAGAGCAAGCATAAGCTGCTTAACAGCAGCAAGCCGTTTCCCAGCCCTGTCCCGCTTGGG GAAATGGTGGATTTTCTGGTCAATGTATGGGATGCTGAAGGAATGTATGAGATGGTCTAA
- the LOC130992294 gene encoding uncharacterized protein LOC130992294 isoform X2, whose protein sequence is MTSTRTCLGKRISARNMPTKEHAAQGSGCSKETTEFVNHGLILWNQSRQEWVGDKKRSSQSQLLRALKLRKLQLCCLNSSKSKHKLLNSSKPFPSPVPLGEMVDFLVNVWDAEGMYEMV, encoded by the exons ATGACATCTACAAGAACGTGTTTGGGAAAGCGCATATCAGCAAGAAATATGCCGACCAAGGAGCATGCAGCTCAAGGTTCTGGCTGTTCAAAAGAGACAACTGAATTTGTAAATCATG GTCTTATTCTCTGGAACCAGAGCAGACAGGAATGGGTAGGGGATAAGAAGAGAAGCAGTCAATCTCAATTGTTGCGTGCGCTCAAATTAAG AAAGCTCCAGCTTTGCTGTTTGAATTCGAGCAAGAGCAAGCATAAGCTGCTTAACAGCAGCAAGCCGTTTCCCAGCCCTGTCCCGCTTGGG GAAATGGTGGATTTTCTGGTCAATGTATGGGATGCTGAAGGAATGTATGAGATGGTCTAA